The proteins below come from a single Oncorhynchus tshawytscha isolate Ot180627B unplaced genomic scaffold, Otsh_v2.0 Un_contig_7779_pilon_pilon, whole genome shotgun sequence genomic window:
- the LOC121842788 gene encoding E3 ubiquitin/ISG15 ligase TRIM25-like yields MAENQELFCCSICLDLLKDPVTTACGHSYCVGCIKESWDQDDLKGVYSCPQCRQTFIPRPVLNRSTVLTEVVEKLKKTGLQAAPPPALCYAGPGDVVCDVCTGTRKQKALMSCLACLASYCETHLQPHYESPAFKKHKLVKATAQLQEKICSHHDKLLEVYCRTDQQCVCLLCVMDEHKGHDTVSAEAERTVSGFMNYRKTC; encoded by the coding sequence ATGGCAGAGAATCAGGAACTGTTCTGTTGCTCCATCTGTCTGGATCTACTGAAGGATCCGGTGACTACTGCCTGTGGACACAGTTACTGTGTGGGCTGTATTAAAGAAAGCTGGGATCAGGATGATCTGAAAGGTGTCTACAGCTGTCCACAGTGCAGACAGACCTTTATCCCAAGGCCTGTTCTGAACAGGAGcactgtgctgactgaagtggtGGAGAAACTGAAGAAGACAGGACTCCaggctgctcctcctcctgctctgtgcTATGCTGGACCTGGAGATGTGGTGTGTGATGTCTGCACTGGGACCAGAAAGCAGAAAGCCCTCATGTCCTGTCTGGCGTGTCTGGCCTCTTACTGTGAGACTCACCTCCAACCTCACTATGAATCTCCTGCTTTCAAGAAGCACAAGCTGGTCAAAGCCACGGCACAACTACAGGAGAAGATCTGCTCTCATCATGACAAACTACTGGAGGTTTACTGTCGTACCGAtcagcagtgtgtctgtctgctgtgtgtgatgGATGAACATAAAGGCCATGATACAGTGTCAgctgaggcagagaggactgTTTCAGGGTTCATGAATTACAGAAAAACATGCTGA
- the LOC121842786 gene encoding paternally-expressed gene 3 protein-like → MKRDTQLGEPDGLAEMRDPVKPAEAREHDEPAEAREHDEPAEAREHDEPAEAREHDEPAEAREHDEPAEAREHDEPAEGA, encoded by the exons ATGAagag GGACACCCAACTGGGTGAGCCTGACGGGCTGGCCGAGATGCGGGATCCTGTCAAGCCGGCTGAGGCCAGGGAGCATGATGAGCCAGCTGAGGCCAGGGAGCATGATGAGCCAGCTGAGGCCAGGGAGCATGATGAGCCAGCTGAGGCCAGGGAGCatgatgagccggctgaggccAGGGAGCatgatgagccggctgaggccAGGGAGCatgatgagccggctgag GGAGCatga